TTATTACAATGACGCCATTGCCTCTGTATCCTACTGGCAGCGCATTGTAGGAGCGTACTTTTAGTGATGTTCCGGTGGCTTGAAGCTTAATGTATGCAGGGTCGTTGAGGAATATGGTAAAGTAGACAGGGACGTTTGGGAGCACATTTTTTTCTTCTTTGGCGCAGCTGAGCATCAGCAGCGTAGCCGCAATTAGGCGAGGGAGTTTTGTTCTCATATTTTTAAAATTGAAGCAATATTAGCAATTATAAGTAGGATATGGTGCTGGGCGAGTGTTAAAGGAAATTTACTCTCCCTGAAATTAGCCTGAATAGCGGGCTGGATGTGTTAACATCTGTGAATGATGTTGAGCTAAATCGTTGCTTTTTGGGGAATTTGGAGGTGTTAAAGTGGCGGATAGATTAAAATAAGTGTATATTTGTAAAGCGAAAGAGTTCTGGCAGCGTCGGAATTCTTTCGTTTTTATTTAATCCCAAATTATTTAGCTATGTCAAAAGTCATCTATCTTACGGAGGAAGGTTTTAATAAACTTCGCGAAGATCTTGAACACCTAAAGAGTGTAGAGCGACCTGCCATAGCTCGTCAGATAGCCGAGGCGCGCGATAAGGGCGACCTTTCGGAGAATGCAGAATACGATGCAGCAAAGGAGGCGCAAGGCCTACTTGAAATGCGTATTGCTAAACTGGAGGACACCTTTGCCAACGCTCGCATCCTTGACGAGTCTAAAATAGATATCAGCTCTGTACAGATTTTGAATAAGGTTAAAATTAAGAACCTTAAGAATAATACTGTAATGCAGTATACCCTTGTCTCCGAAAATGAGGCAAACCTGAAAGAGGGTAAAATATCAATCGGAACGCCTATTGCCAAAGCACTAATGGGCAAGAAGGTTGGTGATGTGGTTGAAGTGCAAATACCTGCAGGGCTGGTGAACTTCGAAATTGTTGAAATTTCTAGGTAAGCAGATTCTATGGCTTCTATCTTTTCTAAAATTATTAGTGGCGAAATACCCAGCTACAAGGTAGCCGAGGACGAGAACTATTACGCCTTTTTGGATATTTTCCCAATGGCAAAAGGGCATACGTTAGTAGTGCCTAAGATGGAGGTAGATTACTTGTTCGATCTTAGCCCAGAAGTCCTTGCTGGTATGACTTTGTTTGCCCAAAAGGTTGCAAAAGGGGTTAAAGCGGCCATGCCTTGCAGTCGGGTAGGGGTTGCTGTTTTGGGGTTGGAAGTTCCCCATGCACATATCCACCTAGTGCCCATTAATAAGGAGTCAGATCTGGACTTCCGTAAGGAAAAATTAAAGTTGACGAACGAGGAATTTACGGAGATTGCAAAACAGATTTCTGAGCATATAAAGTAAAAAGAGGGCTTTGCCCTCTTTTTTATTTTATGATGTTGTCGATTTTTTCGATAATTTGAGAAGGAGTGATGTTGTTCATGCATCTATAGTCTCCCCACATGCACTCCTTATTCCCGTAAACGGAACAGGGACGGCAGTCTAATGATAGCTGTACAATATTTTCTTGAGGTTGCTTCCATCCGTAAAATCCAGCGTAAGGGTGTGTTGCTCCCCATACGGAGACAACGGGTGTTGCGCATAACGAAGCTAGGTGCATGTTTGCTGAATCCATGGAAACCATAACGTCGAGCAGATTCATTACTAAGAGCTCTTGTCCTAATTTGATTTTGCCAGCCATCGAAATGGTGTTGGGATACTTTGTTTCCCATTCAGAAAGCAACTTCTGCTCGGAAGCACCTCCTCCAAAGAGGATTATCTTTGTGCTGGCTTGCAGGCTGAAGTGTTTAACAACCTCTTCCATTTTTTCGGGCGGGTAAATCTTTCCTTTGTGCTGAGCAAATGGGGCGATACCAATCCACTTACCCTGTTTTAATCCCGTAATGGTAAGTATTTGTTCGGTTAACTGTTCTTCCCTTGGGAATATGGTATCAAACTCAATGTTGATAGGAAATCCAGCTCGCTTAAAAGTGTTGGCGTACCGTTCGAAAGTGCTCGGTAGCTGTTTAAATTCTTTTTTAGGATATTCGGTTAGCTCTTTTTTTTCTTGTCTTCCTTTGTCGATGACAACAAAAGGAGTTCCTGTTAGTCTAAAAAGAATTTTAAGTAGCTTCGAGAAGATAACATTATGCAGGTCGATAACGACATCCCACTTTTCCAAGTTGTTCAACTTCCTAAAAAAACGAAGAAAATCAACGATTCCTTTCCTCCCTTTTCTGATTTCTGGGCCAACAAAATTTACTCCAATTTTATCAAAAATCGGTTTTACCCAAGGTTTTGAAACAACTGTTATTTCGGCATTGGGATATTGGCTTTTAATAGAGATAATGACAGGTACTGTCATTGCGACATCCCCCAGTGCCGATAATCGGATAACTAATATTTTAATTGGTCGCTGACTCATTCAAAAAAGGTCGATTTGTAAATAGGGTGCAAATGTACAAAAAGTCGATTGTCGATGAAAACAAAAAAGAGATGGAATATAGAATGAGTTTTAAATATTTACATGATAAAGAAAGCTAATCATGTAAGTTAGTAGAGGTTTTTTTGAAAACCTCTACCACTTTATTCTATTTCTTTGCGTAAAGAACGGGATTTAAAGATGGATCGTTGTACATCTTCATCTGCTTGTAAACCTTCATGTATCGTCTTCCTGCTTCGATATCGGCAATAAGCTGGTCGATGGCGCTGGATAAATCAACGCGCTGCTCAAGTAGAATGTTTAACTTTTTAGTGCATTGTTCTATATGGGCGCTATCCGAATCGGTTCGGTTAACTTCCTGCTGCATGTGGTAAATCTTAAGAGCAAGAATTGATAACCTGTCGATAGCCCATGCTGGACTTTCTGTGTTAATGACAGCGTTATCTAGAGGCTTGATAGCGGCATATTTTTCGAAGAAGTAGCTGTCTATCATTTCTACCAAATCGGTGCGGTCTTGATTGGATTTGTCAATCCTTCTTTTAAGTGCTAATGCCTCTACCGGGTCGATGTTGGGGTCGCGAATAATATCTTCCAAATGCCACTGAACAGCATCAATTCTGTTTTTGAGGTATAGGACGTATTCGATGGTTTGTTGTTCGTATGGATTTACAAATTCGCTGTCAACATGGTCTGCAATGTGATAATTTTCAACACACTGGTCGAATAATTTATTGCATAGTGCGCTAAACTCCATAGTAGTAAGGATTATAGTTTGGTAAACAAAAGTAGCTTATTCTAAGACAAACGCAAATTTGAAATTTCACTTTTGTTGTAATTGGAATGGATTAGGCTTATTTCAAACGTTTGGGGTTTTTGCTAATAAACTCAGTCCAGCTATTGTACTTATTGTCTGGGATTGGAGAGGATGACTGAAAGTGATGGCATACAGCAATTCCCAATGCATCGGTCGCATCAAAGGTTGATTCAGGAAGTTCTTTTTCTTTTAAAATACTTTTAAGCATTGCGGCTACTTGCTCTTTAGAAGAGGCTCCTTGACCCGTGATTGCCATCTTAACTTTACGAGGAGAATATTCAAATATTGGCATCTGACGGGCAAGTGCTGCAGCCATGGCTACTCCTTGGGCTCGTCCTAATTTTAGCATGGATTGCACATTTTTGCCATAGAATGGGGCTTCGATGGCTAGCTCATCAGGATGATATTGGTCGATAATGGACGTTACTTTTTCAAAAATCTTTCCCAACTTAAGGTAGTGATCTCCCATTTTTTTTAGATCGATAACCCCCATGCAAACCAACTTTATTTTTTGTTGGTTAACTGCAATTATGCCATAACCCATTAAGTTTGTTCCAGGATCGATTCCTAAAATTATTTTTTCCACGATTTTAATTTTTTGAGAAAACGTTATCCTTCTGTTGGTATCCAATGCCTGCTACTATGAGAAGTAAACCTAAAATAGTAGTCGTTTTTATTTCTTCTCCGGCTATAAAGTGGATGAAAATTAACGATATAAATGGAATGAGGTATATCATGAGGCCTATTTTTGCTGCTGATTTAGCGTATTTCAGCGCTTTTAACCAGAATAAGAAGCTGATTCCCATTTCAAAAATGCCGATATAAATGCTGCTAAATATTGCTGTTGTTGAGTAACTGTAAAAGTTTGGGATGAAGAGAGAGATCAGAAGAAGGTATGCGACTGAAAATCCAAAGTTAGTAAAAAGCTTAATAACAATGTCTCTAGTGTCTTTTACATTAACGATCCAGTATAAACTCCAAATGATAGAACTTGATAGTGCGAGTATAATTCCAACGGGATTCGAATTTTCAAAGATATTTAGATGTCCTTGAGATGAAATGACAGTAACCCCCGCAAAGCAGATTATTAAGCTAGTTAGCGTTGTCCTGGGTAACTTTTGGTGAAGTAAAGGTACTGCAAGTAGGGCTAAAATTAGCGGCCAAATCTGATTTATGGGTTGTGCGACCTGTGCTGGAAGTAAGGTGTATGCTTTAAATAGAATCAAGTAGTATAAGAACGGATTAAAAAACCCCATTAGAGCAGATCGTAATAGGTCTTCTTTAGTTTGACTAAACATCTTTTGAATTCCAACCAAAGGAACCATTGCTCCCATAATTATAAAGGAGGTGAGCGATGCTAAGAGTAGGATTTGAGGAATTGAGCAATGTTTAAGGGCTATTTTAAAAGCTGTCGCAACCGTGCTCCAGAAAAGGATTGTTATCGATGCAAAAAGAATGCTCTTTGTGGCGTTGCTCATTTTATGCTACTCAATTATTTTCATAACAGTTTTGAAGTAGTAGACCGCATTGGGGAAAAGTTCAGGAATCTGTTTTTCAAGAGCCGAGTGGCAAAGCGAATCGTAGATAAGGCTTTGCTGTGGGTCGCTGATTCGGATTTGAAGGGAATAGGTTAAGTCGTTTTCACCTCCTTGTAAAAGAACTCGGGTGAGTAGGTGACTTTTGCACACTCCAGAGTTTAATACAAAAGGGATGTAGTCTTTTTGTAGCCATTCAAGCCATGCTAAATCAACTTTTTTGTCGACGCTAAAGGTTGTGTTGATGATAAATCCAGCCATAAAAGTATTTTTCGGTGTCTAGAAAAAAGGCACATCGTACACAAACGATGTGCCTACATATTTAACTCAATAATTGTTGCTAGCAAATGTATTCGAATCCTGTATAAGGTTGTAAAGCCTTCGGAATTCTGATGCCTTTTTCTGTTTGGTTGTTTTCAAGTAGTGCTGCGACAATACGGGGAAGAGCAAGGGAACTTCCGTTAAGCGTGTGCGCAAGCTGTGTTTTCTTATCTCCATCGTCTTTGAAGCGAAGTTTAAGCCTATTTGACTGAAAACTTTCGAAATTTGAAACGGAAGAGACCTCTAGCCAACGTTCTTGTGCTGCAGAGTATACCTCAAAATCAAATGTTAGCGCAGAGGTGAAGCTCATGTCTCCGCCGCAAAGTCTTAGAATTCGATATGGGAGTTCTAACTTTTTTACGATGTTTTCAACGTGGGCAACCATTCCTTCTAAAGCTTTGTAAGACTCGTCGGGATGTGCAACTTGAACTATTTCAACCTTGTCAAATTGGTGTAGACGGTTTAGTCCACGTACGTCTTTGCCGTATGATCCCGCTTCTCTGCGGAAGCAAGGCGTGTAGGCCGTCATTTTTACGGGTAATTCTTTAGCGTTTAGAATTACATCTCTAAATATGTTTGTAACAGGAACTTCGGCGGTCGGTATCAGGTAGAAGTTATCTGTTGTAGCATGGTACATCTGACCTTCCTTGTCAGGAAGCTGACCCGTTCCAAAACCAGATGCTTCATTCACCATAAGGGGGGGCATAACTTCGGTGTAGCCTGCTGCTGTGTTTTCGTCTAGGAAAAATGCAATTAGCGCACGTTGTAGTTTGGCTCCTTGGCCTTTGTAAACAGGGAATCCAGCACCGGTAAGCTTCACTCCGAGTTCAAAATCAATGATATCGTACTTCTTGGTTAGCTCCCAGTGAGGAAGTGTGTTGTCTTTATTCAAGTTGGGCTTTTCACCGCCTTCCCGAACCACTTGGTTGTCTTCTGGAGTTCTTCCGGCCGGAACTTGTTCGCTAGGGAAGTTTGGTAGAAGCACTATTTTTTGATCTAAAAGAGATTCTACTTCCGAAAGGCGATCCTGCATTTCTTTTGTAGCCTCTTTCATGTCCAGCGTCTTTTGCTTAAGGGTATTTGCTTCAAGCTGCTTCCCTTGGCTGAACATCACCCCAATTTGGCGCGATATGTTGTTCATTTCTGCAAGGTTGGCGTCCACCTTGGCTTGTGTTGCTTTGCGCT
The Alistipes sp. ZOR0009 genome window above contains:
- the greA gene encoding transcription elongation factor GreA; its protein translation is MSKVIYLTEEGFNKLREDLEHLKSVERPAIARQIAEARDKGDLSENAEYDAAKEAQGLLEMRIAKLEDTFANARILDESKIDISSVQILNKVKIKNLKNNTVMQYTLVSENEANLKEGKISIGTPIAKALMGKKVGDVVEVQIPAGLVNFEIVEISR
- a CDS encoding HIT family protein, whose amino-acid sequence is MASIFSKIISGEIPSYKVAEDENYYAFLDIFPMAKGHTLVVPKMEVDYLFDLSPEVLAGMTLFAQKVAKGVKAAMPCSRVGVAVLGLEVPHAHIHLVPINKESDLDFRKEKLKLTNEEFTEIAKQISEHIK
- a CDS encoding glycosyltransferase family 9 protein, whose translation is MSQRPIKILVIRLSALGDVAMTVPVIISIKSQYPNAEITVVSKPWVKPIFDKIGVNFVGPEIRKGRKGIVDFLRFFRKLNNLEKWDVVIDLHNVIFSKLLKILFRLTGTPFVVIDKGRQEKKELTEYPKKEFKQLPSTFERYANTFKRAGFPINIEFDTIFPREEQLTEQILTITGLKQGKWIGIAPFAQHKGKIYPPEKMEEVVKHFSLQASTKIILFGGGASEQKLLSEWETKYPNTISMAGKIKLGQELLVMNLLDVMVSMDSANMHLASLCATPVVSVWGATHPYAGFYGWKQPQENIVQLSLDCRPCSVYGNKECMWGDYRCMNNITPSQIIEKIDNIIK
- a CDS encoding DUF4254 domain-containing protein: MEFSALCNKLFDQCVENYHIADHVDSEFVNPYEQQTIEYVLYLKNRIDAVQWHLEDIIRDPNIDPVEALALKRRIDKSNQDRTDLVEMIDSYFFEKYAAIKPLDNAVINTESPAWAIDRLSILALKIYHMQQEVNRTDSDSAHIEQCTKKLNILLEQRVDLSSAIDQLIADIEAGRRYMKVYKQMKMYNDPSLNPVLYAKK
- the ruvC gene encoding crossover junction endodeoxyribonuclease RuvC translates to MKIVEKIILGIDPGTNLMGYGIIAVNQQKIKLVCMGVIDLKKMGDHYLKLGKIFEKVTSIIDQYHPDELAIEAPFYGKNVQSMLKLGRAQGVAMAAALARQMPIFEYSPRKVKMAITGQGASSKEQVAAMLKSILKEKELPESTFDATDALGIAVCHHFQSSSPIPDNKYNSWTEFISKNPKRLK
- a CDS encoding DMT family transporter is translated as MSNATKSILFASITILFWSTVATAFKIALKHCSIPQILLLASLTSFIIMGAMVPLVGIQKMFSQTKEDLLRSALMGFFNPFLYYLILFKAYTLLPAQVAQPINQIWPLILALLAVPLLHQKLPRTTLTSLIICFAGVTVISSQGHLNIFENSNPVGIILALSSSIIWSLYWIVNVKDTRDIVIKLFTNFGFSVAYLLLISLFIPNFYSYSTTAIFSSIYIGIFEMGISFLFWLKALKYAKSAAKIGLMIYLIPFISLIFIHFIAGEEIKTTTILGLLLIVAGIGYQQKDNVFSKN
- a CDS encoding DUF4286 family protein, whose translation is MAGFIINTTFSVDKKVDLAWLEWLQKDYIPFVLNSGVCKSHLLTRVLLQGGENDLTYSLQIRISDPQQSLIYDSLCHSALEKQIPELFPNAVYYFKTVMKIIE
- the serS gene encoding serine--tRNA ligase gives rise to the protein MLTLKQIREDKDQTIKRLAVKGFDATTIVDEIIALDDERKATQAKVDANLAEMNNISRQIGVMFSQGKQLEANTLKQKTLDMKEATKEMQDRLSEVESLLDQKIVLLPNFPSEQVPAGRTPEDNQVVREGGEKPNLNKDNTLPHWELTKKYDIIDFELGVKLTGAGFPVYKGQGAKLQRALIAFFLDENTAAGYTEVMPPLMVNEASGFGTGQLPDKEGQMYHATTDNFYLIPTAEVPVTNIFRDVILNAKELPVKMTAYTPCFRREAGSYGKDVRGLNRLHQFDKVEIVQVAHPDESYKALEGMVAHVENIVKKLELPYRILRLCGGDMSFTSALTFDFEVYSAAQERWLEVSSVSNFESFQSNRLKLRFKDDGDKKTQLAHTLNGSSLALPRIVAALLENNQTEKGIRIPKALQPYTGFEYIC